One region of Sebastes fasciatus isolate fSebFas1 chromosome 1, fSebFas1.pri, whole genome shotgun sequence genomic DNA includes:
- the LOC141778312 gene encoding odorant receptor 131-2-like, which translates to MGESSVNMTVVIEYRDSFTKAVIKNVIVVVLGISINYINASLIHTFRKHQIFYMNPRYILFIHLVINDMIQVTLTVLLFIISYILYKINVSICCAFILLVVFTSENTPLNLACMAVECYIAICIPLRHMQICTIKRTLMLIGLIWAMSLLSGLPDLFFTLATEPLDFFHSRVFCLRETVFPNPLIIKKRDMTYIVYLVIVWVVIVYTYFRILFTAQTASKDAKKARNTILLHGFQVLLCMAGYTTPLLKEALLQWFPKNYPDSLFACYIIVQVLPRSISPIIYGLRDKTFRMYLKRYLLCKMSPQ; encoded by the exons ATGGGCGAGTCATCTGTCAATATGACCGTGGTTATAGAGTATCGAGACTCTTTTACTAAAGCTGTGATCAAGAATGTGATTGTTGTGGTTCTCGGCATCTCCATCAACTACATCAATGCAAGCCTCATCCACACCTTTCGTAAACACCAG ATCTTCTACATGAATCCACGCTACATCCTTTTTATTCACCTGGTGATCAACGACATGATCCAAGTGACGCTGACGGTCCTGCTGTTCATCATCAGCTACATCCTCTACAAAATAAATGTCTCCATCTGTTGCGCCTTCATCCTGCTTGTTGTTTTCACCTCTGAAAACACCCCTCTGAACCTGGCTTGCATGGCGGTGGAGTGCTACATCGCCATCTGCATCCCCCTTCGCCACATGCAGATCTGTACCATCAAGAGAACGTTAATGCTGATTGGTTTAATCTGGGCGATGAGCTTATTGTCTGGTCTTCCTGATCTGTTCTTCACTTTGGCCACGGAGCCGCTGGACTTCTTTCACTCCCGAGTCTTCTGTCTCAGAGAAACTGTCTTCCCAAATCCCCTCATCATCAAGAAGAGAGATATGACCTATATTGTGTATCTGGTTATAGTTTGGGTTGTTATCGTTTACACTTACTTCAGAATTCTGTTCACAGCACAAACAGCTAGCAAAGATGCTAAAAAGGCCAGAAACACAATCCTCCTCCATGGGTTTCAGGTGCTGCTTTGTATGGCAGGATACACAACACCCCTGTTAAAAGAGGCTCTGCTGCAATGGTTCCCAAAGAATTACCCAGACTCCCTGTTCGCTTGTTACATTATTGTACAGGTCCTTCCACGATCCATTAGTCCAATCATCTATGGCTTACGAGACAAGACTTTCAGGATGTACCTGAAAAGGTATCTGTTATGTAAAATGAGCCCGCAGTAA